The DNA segment AGTGCAACGGTAACGAACAGCACGCTGAAAAGCGCCAACGGCGGTGCCGGCGGTGCCGCTGGTGCGGGCGGAAACGGCGGCTCCGGTGGAAGCCCGGGCGGCGGCGGAAACGGCGAAGACGACTCCAAAGCGGGCGCCGGCGGTGGCACCGGCGGCACCGGTGGGCGCGGCGGTCACGGCGGCGGCGGCGGCGGCGGCCCGTCGGTGGGCATCGTCTGCAGCAGCGGCGCGACGGTCACGCGCTCGGGCAACAGCTTTGTGCTCGGTAGCGGCGGTAGCGGCGGCTCGTCGTCCGGAAACGCCGGCGCCACCGGGTTCAACGCCAACGAGAACGGCTGCTGATCGAAGTGTCCGCGCACCCGGAGCGGTGCGTGGACGAACCCCCCGCCTTACGACTGTGCGCGGTGCGGGTCGATGCTCTGGCCGTGCGAGAATTCGAGGAAGTTGCCGTCCGGGTCGCGGACGATGCAAATGTACCCGACGACGGGCCCGGCATCGAGCGGGCCCTGGTCGAGCACGCCCTCCGCAGCGCCACGGGCCGCGATCGCATCCACGGCGGCCCGTGAACCCACGTCATAACCGAAGTGCGCCAGGCGCGGCGGCGGCGCCGCCGACCCGGGCGTGGCCTGGATAGCAACGATGACAAACACGGGGTCTTGGGGGCGTTCGCTGAGCCACACCACGCGGACGTCGCCGTCGACACGGTCGTGTACGACGTACAGCCCGGCGTAGCGCCGGTAGAAGTCAACCGTACCGGCCACGTCGTGCACGAACAGGGCGATGTGCGTCAGGTGCGGCGTCATCTGGTCCGGCACTGCGCCACAGCAGGGCGGCTACTCAGTCGCGGAAGTCGCGCATGTAGGGCAACCGTGCCGCCTTCTCTCGCACCGCGTCGAGGGCCTCTACCAGGAAGCGCGTCGCGTCCCATGACCCGTCGAGCAGCCGCGTACGCGTGTCGGCCGGCAACGTCACCCGATACGATCGGCCCCGATACGTTGCCACCATACCCTCGAGGTCGACCACGAGATCGTGCCCCGGGTCCTCTTCGACTGCCGCCATCAG comes from the Candidatus Binatia bacterium genome and includes:
- a CDS encoding VOC family protein, whose protein sequence is MTPHLTHIALFVHDVAGTVDFYRRYAGLYVVHDRVDGDVRVVWLSERPQDPVFVIVAIQATPGSAAPPPRLAHFGYDVGSRAAVDAIAARGAAEGVLDQGPLDAGPVVGYICIVRDPDGNFLEFSHGQSIDPHRAQS